One stretch of Brevibacillus laterosporus DNA includes these proteins:
- a CDS encoding S9 family peptidase: protein MSSIVTHEHYTRAEKLLSTNTSKYVFNSRVEPNWLGQTNKFWYVRDLRKGDERGKQFMLVDPELKTCKPAFDHKRLSLALSEVLGQTCDPDNLPFNQFEYVNKENSITFQIETTQWTCDLEEYLCKKVKIVETPDARGELLSPDGRWAAFTKDYNLFVRSVVTEKILQLTEDGQPYYDYGSPVQSEITLLTNQLNRQKPPPTAIWSPDSKKLLTHRMDQRLVRELYLVQSVLNVEELRPAPHTYRYSMPGDKHIAQAELVICDIEKRTIVPLNTEPLPVHSDSPLTPGLQLAGWSKASDQVYFVRIARDYKSAQFVVADVKNGSTRTPLEEKTDTFLDFDIFHIGDIAPGQGMCNPNIRLLDDAKSFIWHSERDGWSHLYLYDSYTGKLKNRITSGPWVVRRLLELDEQNGFIYFTAGGREIARDPYYQHLYRVRLDGTELTLLTPENAEHIISFSPDLQYFVDTYSRIDLPPISVLRAADGRLIRELEHADVEMLLELGYQMPERITVKARDGITDLYGIMVRPAKFDSARKYPVIDYVYGGPQRINTPKIFCGEALMGGLDLLGGAQQFAQLGFVTIILDGLGTPYRHKAFHDVTYGKLEEAAGLADHVTGIRQLAKRYPFIDLDRIGVWGLSGGGYASTRAILLYPDFYKVAVSVSGNHDQRIYMSLWGERYQGEYDLELYRKQDNTTLVDNLKGNLLLVHGEVDDNVHPGHTFRMVDALIKANKDFDLLIMPNRKHSFSLHPYFIRKKWNYFVKHLMGMEPPKEYIIGREERK from the coding sequence ATGTCAAGCATTGTTACTCATGAGCATTATACGCGTGCTGAAAAACTTCTTTCAACTAACACCAGCAAATATGTTTTTAACAGTCGTGTAGAGCCTAACTGGCTGGGTCAGACGAATAAGTTCTGGTATGTTAGGGATTTGAGAAAAGGGGACGAGCGAGGGAAACAGTTTATGCTAGTTGATCCTGAGCTAAAGACTTGCAAACCGGCTTTTGATCATAAACGATTATCCCTTGCTCTTTCAGAGGTTTTAGGTCAAACGTGCGATCCAGATAATTTGCCCTTCAATCAGTTCGAATACGTGAATAAAGAAAATTCCATTACCTTTCAAATCGAAACGACTCAATGGACCTGTGATCTTGAGGAATATCTCTGTAAAAAAGTCAAAATCGTTGAGACACCAGATGCTAGGGGAGAACTTTTGTCCCCGGATGGGCGCTGGGCGGCATTCACAAAGGACTATAATCTTTTTGTACGTTCTGTTGTAACCGAGAAGATTCTTCAGCTTACCGAAGATGGTCAACCCTATTACGATTACGGATCTCCCGTACAGTCAGAAATCACCCTATTAACCAATCAATTGAATAGGCAAAAGCCTCCACCTACAGCCATATGGTCACCAGATTCGAAAAAATTGTTGACGCATCGAATGGATCAACGACTGGTACGTGAGTTGTATCTAGTACAGTCCGTACTCAATGTTGAAGAATTACGGCCAGCTCCACATACGTATCGCTACTCGATGCCTGGGGACAAGCACATTGCGCAGGCAGAATTAGTAATTTGTGATATTGAAAAAAGAACAATCGTTCCGTTGAACACGGAACCTCTGCCTGTTCACTCAGATTCACCACTTACACCAGGATTACAATTGGCAGGCTGGTCAAAGGCTAGTGACCAAGTGTACTTTGTGCGTATCGCCCGAGATTATAAGTCAGCTCAATTTGTTGTCGCAGATGTGAAAAATGGTTCAACCAGAACACCTTTGGAAGAAAAAACAGACACCTTCTTGGACTTTGACATTTTTCATATAGGTGATATCGCTCCTGGGCAAGGTATGTGCAACCCGAATATCCGCCTGTTGGATGATGCTAAGTCGTTCATCTGGCACTCGGAACGAGATGGCTGGTCTCATCTCTACCTCTATGACAGTTATACAGGCAAGCTCAAGAACCGGATTACCAGTGGACCGTGGGTGGTACGTCGTCTTCTTGAATTAGATGAACAAAATGGATTCATATACTTCACGGCAGGAGGGAGAGAGATCGCGCGCGATCCTTATTATCAGCACTTGTACCGTGTCCGATTGGATGGTACAGAACTAACCCTATTAACACCAGAAAATGCTGAGCACATCATAAGTTTTTCTCCTGACCTGCAGTATTTCGTAGATACCTATTCACGGATTGACCTGCCGCCCATTTCCGTTCTGCGGGCAGCAGATGGACGACTGATTCGCGAGTTAGAACATGCTGATGTTGAAATGCTTTTAGAACTTGGATATCAGATGCCGGAGCGTATTACCGTCAAGGCTCGTGATGGTATAACCGATTTATACGGAATTATGGTTCGCCCAGCTAAGTTTGACTCTGCGCGTAAATACCCGGTGATCGACTACGTATATGGTGGCCCTCAACGTATTAATACTCCAAAGATTTTTTGTGGTGAGGCATTAATGGGAGGTTTAGACCTGCTCGGAGGGGCACAACAGTTTGCTCAGCTTGGGTTCGTAACAATCATTTTGGATGGCTTGGGTACGCCTTACCGTCACAAGGCCTTTCACGATGTTACGTATGGAAAGCTCGAGGAAGCTGCTGGACTGGCAGATCATGTAACAGGGATCAGGCAGTTAGCTAAGAGGTATCCTTTCATAGACCTAGATCGGATTGGAGTTTGGGGTTTATCTGGAGGGGGATATGCTTCGACCCGTGCGATCCTCCTTTATCCAGATTTTTATAAGGTGGCCGTATCGGTTAGCGGTAACCACGATCAACGGATATACATGTCTCTGTGGGGGGAACGATACCAAGGAGAGTATGATTTGGAGCTATACAGAAAGCAAGATAATACAACCCTTGTTGATAATCTCAAAGGCAATCTGCTGTTGGTACACGGAGAGGTTGACGATAATGTCCATCCTGGCCATACATTTAGGATGGTAGATGCTCTAATCAAGGCGAACAAGGATTTCGATTTGTTGATTATGCCTAATCGAAAACATTCCTTCAGCTTGCACCCGTATTTTATTCGTAAAAAATGGAACTATTTTGTTAAGCATCTAATGGGTATGGAGCCTCCAAAGGAATACATCATTGGGAGGGAGGAGAGAAAATGA
- a CDS encoding Low copy number virion structural protein, whose protein sequence is MSGASNFASYIVGGRLDPPFMPTKTNPFIEGIMIESKGIGKTVKQYTVVADAELLAVSVGASFYEPRDHWNLHVGNHTVCQNIFTKDLPEGMYFTAIIPTPKDTIIQFEYFNEGGTNKYVWVNYQMLK, encoded by the coding sequence TTGTCTGGAGCATCTAATTTCGCTAGTTACATTGTAGGGGGTAGACTAGACCCACCTTTTATGCCAACGAAGACAAACCCATTTATCGAAGGCATCATGATCGAGTCTAAAGGCATAGGTAAGACAGTAAAGCAATACACAGTAGTAGCCGATGCTGAACTACTGGCAGTATCTGTTGGCGCTTCATTCTACGAACCAAGAGACCATTGGAACCTACATGTAGGTAATCATACAGTATGTCAAAATATTTTTACAAAGGATTTACCCGAAGGCATGTATTTTACAGCCATTATCCCAACACCTAAGGATACGATAATTCAATTTGAGTATTTCAATGAGGGAGGCACTAACAAATACGTTTGGGTGAATTACCAAATGCTGAAGTAA